The following coding sequences are from one Rutidosis leptorrhynchoides isolate AG116_Rl617_1_P2 chromosome 11, CSIRO_AGI_Rlap_v1, whole genome shotgun sequence window:
- the LOC139876458 gene encoding mitogen-activated protein kinase homolog NTF4 codes for MDPSNQPADTEMSDASAGHPPPPQQPMAGIDTIPATLSHGGRFIQYNIFGNIFEVTAKYKPPIMPIGKGAYGIVCSALNSETNEHVAIKKIANAFDNKIDAKRTLREIKLLRHMDHENVVAIRDIIPPPERMAFNDVYIAYELMDTDLHQIIRSNQPLSEEHCQYFLYQILRGLKYIHSANVLHRDLKPSNLLLNANCDLKICDFGLARVTSETDFMTEYVVTRWYRAPELLLNSSDYTAAIDVWSVGCIFMELMDRKPLFPGRDHVHQLRLLMELIGTPSEAELGFLNENAKRYIRQLQHYPRQSFNDKFPQVHPSAIDLIEKMLTFDPRQRITVEDALAHPYLTSLHDISDEPVCMNPFNFDFEHHAPTEEQMKEMIYREALAFNPEYQQHL; via the exons ATGGATCCGTCAAATCAACCTGCGGATACCGAAATGTCCGATGCCTCCGCTGGTCATCCGCCACCGCCACAGCAACCGATGGCCGGAATCGATACTATTCCGGCGACACTCAGTCACGGCGGTAGGTTCATTCAGTATAACATATTTGGCAATATCTTTGAAGTTACCGCTAAGTATAAACCTCCTATTATGCCTATCGGTAAAGGAGCCTACGGCATAGTCTG TTCAGCTTTGAATTCGGAGACAAATGAGCATGTTGCGATTAAGAAGATTGCGAATGCTTTCGATAATAAAATCGATGCTAAAAGGACTTTAAGAGAAATTAAGCTTCTTCGTCATATGGATCATGAAAAT GTTGTTGCTATCAGAGATATAATTCCACCACCAGAGAGGATGGCATTTAATGATGTTTACATTGCTTATGAGCTCATGGATACTGATCTTCATCAAATAATTCGTTCAAATCAACCATTATCAGAGGAACATTGCCAG TATTTTCTATACCAGATCCTGCGCGGGTTAAAATACATACACTCTGCAAACGTACTACATAGGGATTTAAAGCCTAGCAATCTTCTACTCAACGCTAATTGTGACCTCAAAATATGTGATTTTGGATTAGCTCGGGTTACATCTGAAACCGATTTCATGACAGAGTATGTTGTTACAAGATGGTACCGTGCACCAGAACTGTTGTTAAACTCGTCTGATTATACTGCTGCCATTGATGTATGGTCGGTCGGATGCATATTTATGGAATTGATGGATCGTAAGCCTTTATTTCCTGGTAGAGATCATGTTCACCAGCTTCGATTGCTTATGGAG TTGATTGGAACTCCATCAGAAGCTGAATTAGGGTTTCTGAATGAAAATGCAAAAAGATACATTCGACAACTACAACATTACCCACGACAATCATTCAATGACAAGTTTCCTCAAGTTCATCCTTCTGCTATTGATCTTATTGAAAAGATGTTGACGTTTGATCCTCGACAGAGAATTACAG TTGAAGATGCACTTGCCCATCCTTATTTAACATCACTGCATGACATCAGCGACGAACCAGTATGCATGAACCCTTTTAACTTCGACTTTGAGCATCACGCCCCAACTGAAGAACAAATGAAGGAGATGATCTATAGGGAGGCTCTTGCTTTTAACCCCGAATACCAGCAGCATCTTTAA